The Synechococcales cyanobacterium T60_A2020_003 genomic interval CGGTGGAGGTTACACCCCGTGAAATTGAGTTTGGGCGATCGCCCGATGTGGCTGCAGTAAGTCCCACAACAGCGTCCTACACCAACACAGAATCAGAGGGTAGTCATTTCTATGTGGTTATCCCAGCCCGCACCGCAGAATTGGCCGATGTTTCGGCACAGGTGATTCGGCTTGGCGCGAATTTCAATATTGCGGGGTCAGTAGAAGAACGAACAGCCCCCCTAGGGCCGCATGTGCGAGTGGGGCCATTTATCGATCGGGAGGCCGCATCGCGATGGAGCAGTTTCTTTGGCGATTTTGGGCTGAATGCGCGGGTCTACTATAGCCGCTAACGCGATAATAGCGGGTGTAGCATGACCGGGAGCCTAGGAAATGAATATCCGGCAGGAGCGATCGCCCCTTGATACCTATGCCGTGTCTGCTGAGCAGATGACTGAGATTGAGTCGCGGATTTTTGCGGCAGGGATGCCCGTCGAAGCGCTGATGGAAAAGGTGGCGGGTAAGATTGTGCGGCGGGTGCGTCAGGTCTATTCTCGTCGTCGGTTTCGGCGGGTGGGGGTGCTAGTGGGGCCAGGGCATAACGGTGGCGATGCGCTGGTAGTAGCGCGGGAGTTGCACCACGCGGGTTATGCGGTCATCACCTATCAGCCGTTCCAGAAAACAAAGCCCCTTACTGCTCAGCACGCTCAGTATGCCGCTCACTTAGGTATTGAATCGACTGGGGCGATCGCGCCAATTTTAGAGTGCGATCTGATCATTGATGGGCTATTTGGCTTTGGGTTGACCCGTGCCCTCGAAGGCGAGATTGCCGAGGCGGTAGAAGCGGTGAATACGCTGGATGTGCCCGTGGTGAGTATTGATATTCCGTCGGGGTTGCACACGGATACAGGCGAGGTTTTGGGGACAGCCGTTTGCGCGACCCACACCCTCTGTTTGGGACTGTGGAAGCTGGCCTTTTTGCAGGATAATGCCCTGGACTATGGGGGGCAGGCGGAACTGATTGATTTTGATATTCCCCTATCCGACATTCAGGCTATGCTGGGCGATCGCCCTTCGCGAGTCCGCATCACTCCAGAAACGGCGATCGCGCCTTTACAAGCTCCCCTTTCTCCCACAACCCACAAATATAAACAGGGACATGGGCTGCTGATTGCTGGATCGCGACCGTATCGAGGAGCAGCGGTCTTAGCTGGCCTTGGTGCGCGGGGCAGTGGTGTGGGGATGCTCTCTATCGCCGTGCCAGAGTCGCTGAGGGAGCAGGTAAGTTCCCAAGTGCCCGAAGCGTTAGTCATTGGGTGTGCCGAAACAGCGACGGGAGCGATCGCCCAGCTTCCAGACACCCTTAATCTCCAAAACTACGATGCGATCGCCTGTGGGCCAGGATTGACCCTCGCAGCAGAACCGATTGTGCGGCAGGTGTTGAAAACCGATCGCCCCTTACTGCTCGATGCCGATGGGTTGAATGCGCTGGCGCAGATGGGAGCTATAGAAACATTGCGCGATCGCCCTTTCCCAACCGTTTTAACGCCCCATTGGGGGGAGTTCAGACGGCTCTTTCCGGAGATTGCTACAGCGGGCGATCGCCTGATGATGGTGGAGCAAGCGGCGATCGCCAGTGGGGCAACGGTGATTTTGAAAGGTGCAAAAACGGCGATCGCTCATCAATATCTCGATGGAAATAGCCAGGTGTGGATTAATCCCGACAGTACGCCTGCCCTGGGTCGGGGTGGCAGTGGTGATGTGTTAACTGGACTGTTGGGTGGTTTACTAGCCCAATTACTGCGTCAGGGATGGACGGTGGAGGCGATCGCCCAAACGGCGGTATGGTGGCACGCCCAGGCGGGAATATTGGCGGCAGGGGAACGCACGGAACGGGGTGTGGATGCGTGGACGTTGACCCAATATTTGATGCCAGCGTTGGCTGAGGCGATTTCCTAGGAACGGGGTTCGACGTTGCTGAACAGACGTATGATTGAGTGCATCTCAGTTTTGTAGTCCTCACCCATAGGGCGAGGGACTTCGATCCGGCTCTCCTTCCCCTCGTGGGAGAAGGGGGTTGGGGATAAGGGCAATTCAGAGCTGTATTCAGCAACGCCCAGATTTTCAACCCCACTCCCTACACGGCGATGACAATGGGGGCAAAATCGCTGATGGTGATGCTGGTGGCATCTACATTTTGCAAAATGGCGATCGCCTGTCCGTCCTGTTTGATCACGGTGTCGCGCCCCCGTTGGCGAATGGTTAAATCGGCAATCAAGGCTTCAAGGGCATCGGGATCAGCGGTGTTGGGATTGTCGCCCAGAATGCCCAGCTTATCGACCCCGTCTTCAAAATCGAGAATGCGATCGCAACTACCCGCATCAAACTCCAGGGCAAAACCATCGGCTCCGGCTCCTCCCCGGAGGCGATCGCGCCCCAGTCCGCCGAATAAAATATCATCCCCGTCATCGCCCCTGAGACGGTCATTGCCTTCATCACCGTAGAGAACGTCGTTGCCTGCGCCACCCCGTAGCCGATCACGGTCAAACCCACCGCTCAGGCGATCGCTCTCCACCGTTGAACTTGAACCATCACAAGCAACGATTCCAAACGTTAAAACCAGGATGAACCAGAAGGGCGATCGCCTTTTGTACCGACCTAGTCCCCGAACCAGGAGAGTGCTAATTCGCATAATCTGTTACGTCTTTTCATATTCTTTTCACTTTTACGTCTCTACGATACGATGTTTTCATAGTTGTTT includes:
- a CDS encoding NAD(P)H-hydrate dehydratase, producing the protein MNIRQERSPLDTYAVSAEQMTEIESRIFAAGMPVEALMEKVAGKIVRRVRQVYSRRRFRRVGVLVGPGHNGGDALVVARELHHAGYAVITYQPFQKTKPLTAQHAQYAAHLGIESTGAIAPILECDLIIDGLFGFGLTRALEGEIAEAVEAVNTLDVPVVSIDIPSGLHTDTGEVLGTAVCATHTLCLGLWKLAFLQDNALDYGGQAELIDFDIPLSDIQAMLGDRPSRVRITPETAIAPLQAPLSPTTHKYKQGHGLLIAGSRPYRGAAVLAGLGARGSGVGMLSIAVPESLREQVSSQVPEALVIGCAETATGAIAQLPDTLNLQNYDAIACGPGLTLAAEPIVRQVLKTDRPLLLDADGLNALAQMGAIETLRDRPFPTVLTPHWGEFRRLFPEIATAGDRLMMVEQAAIASGATVILKGAKTAIAHQYLDGNSQVWINPDSTPALGRGGSGDVLTGLLGGLLAQLLRQGWTVEAIAQTAVWWHAQAGILAAGERTERGVDAWTLTQYLMPALAEAIS